A portion of the Chloroflexota bacterium genome contains these proteins:
- a CDS encoding disulfide reductase: MEPRIGVYVCHCGSNIAGTVDVAEVSRFAKDLDSVAVARDYKFMCSEPGQNLIKEDIKTAGLNRIIVASCSP, translated from the coding sequence ATGGAACCACGAATTGGGGTGTATGTCTGTCATTGCGGCAGTAATATTGCCGGTACAGTTGATGTAGCGGAGGTTAGCCGCTTTGCTAAGGATTTAGATTCAGTAGCAGTAGCTCGCGACTACAAGTTCATGTGCTCTGAGCCGGGGCAAAACCTGATTAAAGAGGATATCAAAACAGCAGGTCTCAATCGTATAATTGTGGCTTCTTGCTCGCCGA